Proteins co-encoded in one Bacteroidota bacterium genomic window:
- the rsmI gene encoding 16S rRNA (cytidine(1402)-2'-O)-methyltransferase, with product MTHIYIVPTPIGNLEDITFRAIKVLKEVDFILAEDTRKTGILLKHFDISTKMHSHHLHNEHKTVEYFLSKILTGESAALVSDAGTPAISDPGFLLVREAIKKNISVITLPGATAFVPALVNSGLPCERFCFEGFLPQKKGRQTKLTSLQNEERTLVFYESPHRLIKTLEEFIRFFGAERNACVCREISKLFEETQRGTLAEILDYYKSKTVKGEIVIVVEGNPKRNERQS from the coding sequence ATGACACATATTTATATTGTTCCAACTCCTATAGGTAATCTCGAAGATATTACCTTCAGAGCTATCAAGGTTTTAAAAGAGGTGGATTTTATTTTAGCAGAAGATACCCGTAAAACAGGTATTTTGCTGAAGCATTTTGATATATCAACTAAGATGCATTCTCATCATTTACATAACGAACATAAAACGGTTGAGTATTTTCTATCAAAAATTTTAACAGGTGAATCTGCTGCACTTGTTTCAGATGCCGGAACTCCTGCAATTTCTGATCCTGGTTTTTTGTTAGTTAGGGAAGCGATAAAAAAAAATATTTCAGTAATAACTTTACCAGGTGCTACGGCCTTTGTACCCGCACTTGTAAATTCAGGATTGCCTTGTGAACGTTTTTGTTTTGAAGGTTTTCTTCCACAAAAGAAAGGTCGCCAAACAAAACTAACTTCTTTGCAGAATGAAGAACGTACGTTAGTTTTTTATGAGTCACCACATCGACTTATTAAAACTCTTGAAGAGTTTATTCGTTTTTTTGGTGCTGAACGAAACGCTTGTGTTTGCAGAGAGATTAGCAAATTATTTGAAGAAACTCAAAGAGGTACCTTAGCTGAAATTCTAGATTATTATAAGTCAAAAACTGTTAAAGGTGAAATTGTGATTGTTGTTGAAGGCAACCCCAAAAGAAATGAAAGGCAAAGTTAA
- the corA gene encoding magnesium/cobalt transporter CorA — MKGKVKKPEFVSHHRVVKSGLPPGSLEVTDTTETEEVIITLIEFNEQSFSERKITSFQEIVDCKNNGFVKWINVDGIHNSSIVEQIGKAFDIHPLTLEDIVNTDQRPKFEDYDFYDVAMMKMLYYDTELHAEQLSIILMENLVISFQEIHGGDAFDPIRERIKAAKGRIRKCGADYLAYALIDSIVDSYFNILEKVGDKLEALDEEIMSDPNPESLRKLHTMKLEMIFLRKSVWPLRDLINNIERSESQLFKESTSIYLRDVHDHTIRVIETVESYRDLISGMMDIYLSSLSNKMNEVMKVLTIISTIFIPVTFIAGVYGMNFDYMPELHSKWGYFGTWVLMLIIIFCLILYFRKRKWL; from the coding sequence ATGAAAGGCAAAGTTAAAAAACCTGAATTTGTAAGCCACCATCGTGTAGTCAAATCAGGACTGCCTCCAGGAAGTCTTGAAGTTACAGATACTACCGAAACAGAAGAGGTTATCATTACTTTAATAGAATTTAATGAACAATCTTTCTCAGAACGAAAAATAACCTCCTTTCAGGAAATTGTTGATTGTAAAAACAATGGTTTTGTTAAATGGATTAATGTTGATGGTATTCATAATTCATCCATTGTAGAGCAAATAGGTAAGGCGTTTGATATACACCCATTAACTCTCGAAGATATTGTAAATACTGATCAAAGACCAAAGTTTGAAGACTATGATTTTTATGATGTTGCAATGATGAAAATGTTGTATTACGATACAGAATTGCATGCTGAACAACTATCAATTATACTTATGGAAAACCTGGTTATTTCGTTTCAAGAAATACATGGAGGTGATGCCTTTGATCCTATTCGTGAGAGAATTAAAGCAGCAAAAGGCAGAATAAGAAAATGTGGAGCTGACTATTTAGCTTATGCACTCATCGATTCTATAGTTGATTCCTATTTCAATATTCTTGAAAAGGTAGGGGATAAATTGGAGGCACTCGATGAAGAAATCATGTCTGATCCCAATCCAGAGTCATTAAGGAAGTTGCATACAATGAAACTTGAAATGATTTTTCTTCGAAAATCAGTTTGGCCATTAAGGGACCTAATTAACAATATCGAGAGGAGTGAATCGCAATTGTTCAAAGAGAGTACTTCAATTTATTTGCGTGACGTTCATGACCACACTATTAGAGTTATTGAAACAGTTGAAAGTTATAGAGATTTAATTTCAGGAATGATGGATATATATCTTTCAAGTTTGAGTAACAAAATGAATGAAGTAATGAAAGTACTCACAATTATTAGTACTATTTTTATTCCAGTTACTTTTATTGCTGGTGTTTATGGAATGAACTTCGACTATATGCCCGAACTACATTCCAAATGGGGATATTTTGGTACCTGGGTGTTGATGCTAATTATTATTTTTTGCCTGATTTTGTATTTCAGAAAAAGAAAATGGTTGTGA
- a CDS encoding toxin-antitoxin system YwqK family antitoxin, which yields MKSNITLLFFIITSVIYAQSTVATDTSINKLDAAKQKQGLWKEKLGNMSSQGIYLNNKKEGTWKMYYPDGMIGNIDEYKNDKRNGISIDIKNSGYLRKECYYKDDILDGIYKLYNTNGRPELESMYKNGKLNGPKKVYYQSTTLQEESNFIDDKRDGVTKWYYDDGKISIEYNYVKGSLEGIQKAYYKEGSLNSETMYKYNVMQGDYKEYYEDGKTLKISGTYSNDKKEGTWKEFDKEGKLSKVEKYKNDELVK from the coding sequence ATGAAAAGCAACATTACACTCTTATTTTTTATCATCACTTCGGTGATTTATGCCCAATCAACAGTAGCTACCGATACTTCAATAAACAAACTTGATGCAGCTAAACAAAAGCAAGGATTATGGAAAGAAAAATTAGGTAACATGAGTAGCCAGGGTATTTACTTAAATAATAAAAAGGAAGGAACTTGGAAAATGTACTATCCTGATGGAATGATTGGAAACATTGATGAATACAAAAATGATAAACGAAACGGAATAAGTATAGATATTAAAAACAGTGGTTACTTGCGCAAGGAATGTTATTATAAAGATGATATATTGGATGGAATCTATAAACTCTACAATACAAATGGTCGCCCAGAGTTAGAATCGATGTATAAAAATGGTAAACTCAATGGACCAAAAAAGGTATATTATCAAAGTACTACACTTCAAGAAGAAAGTAATTTCATCGACGACAAAAGAGATGGAGTTACTAAATGGTATTATGATGATGGGAAAATTTCTATTGAATATAATTATGTAAAAGGTAGCTTGGAAGGAATTCAAAAGGCTTATTATAAAGAAGGTTCTCTAAATTCTGAAACCATGTATAAATACAACGTAATGCAAGGTGATTATAAAGAGTATTATGAGGATGGTAAAACCCTTAAGATTAGTGGAACTTACTCAAACGACAAAAAAGAAGGTACTTGGAAAGAATTTGACAAAGAAGGCAAATTATCTAAAGTAGAAAAATATAAAAACGACGAATTAGTAAAATAG
- a CDS encoding 2,3-bisphosphoglycerate-independent phosphoglycerate mutase — protein sequence METDKRAILIIMDGWGIGDGSLSDVIANSETPFVDSLYKNYPHSWLLTSGEHVGLPDGQMGNSEVGHLNIGAGRVVYQDLVLINKSIKEKSFFSNKTLTDALQYAKESGVKVHLMGLVSNGGVHSSQQHLYALCEATIQHELKDVYIHCFTDGRDTDPKSGLGFITQLQNKLEGTSIKIASVCGRYYAMDRDKRWERVKLAYNLLVKGEGEYSTNAISAVEESYMNNCTDEFIKPQVIVDSNNIPLAQIAEKDVVICFNFRTDRCRELTEVLTQTDLPEFQMSRKDLFYVTMTNYDNTYKNVRPIFEKDNLNLTLGEVLANSGKKQIRIAETEKYPHVTFFFSGGREAEFKAEKRILVPSPKVATYDLEPQMSAYHITDAICKELKEKTADFVCLNFANADMVGHTGVYTAVKKAVETVDTCVQKVVETAIASDYSIIIIADHGNADYEINEDGSPNTAHTTNPVPCILIDRNFKLVNNGKLADVAPTILKLMQLPKPAEMTGNSLV from the coding sequence ATGGAAACTGATAAAAGAGCTATTTTGATTATAATGGATGGTTGGGGTATAGGCGATGGTTCTTTATCTGATGTTATTGCAAATTCTGAGACTCCATTCGTGGACAGTTTGTATAAGAATTATCCACATTCATGGCTACTTACTTCCGGCGAACATGTGGGTTTACCAGATGGTCAAATGGGCAACTCCGAAGTTGGCCACTTAAATATTGGTGCCGGTAGAGTGGTTTATCAAGATTTAGTTTTAATTAACAAATCGATTAAAGAAAAAAGTTTTTTTTCAAATAAAACACTTACTGATGCCTTGCAGTATGCAAAAGAAAGCGGTGTAAAGGTCCATTTGATGGGACTTGTTTCCAATGGAGGCGTGCACTCTTCACAACAGCATTTATATGCCTTGTGTGAAGCAACCATACAGCATGAACTGAAGGATGTTTATATTCATTGCTTTACCGATGGACGGGATACAGATCCAAAAAGCGGATTGGGTTTTATCACACAGCTTCAAAATAAATTGGAAGGCACATCCATAAAAATCGCCAGTGTTTGCGGAAGGTATTATGCAATGGATCGAGATAAAAGATGGGAACGAGTTAAACTTGCTTACAATCTTTTGGTGAAAGGTGAAGGAGAGTATTCGACAAATGCAATTTCAGCAGTTGAAGAATCATACATGAATAATTGTACAGATGAATTCATTAAACCTCAAGTCATTGTTGATAGTAATAACATTCCGCTTGCACAGATTGCAGAAAAGGATGTGGTAATTTGTTTTAATTTTAGAACTGATCGTTGTCGTGAATTAACCGAAGTGTTGACGCAAACCGATTTACCAGAGTTTCAAATGAGTCGTAAGGATTTATTTTATGTTACGATGACAAATTATGACAATACCTATAAAAATGTTAGGCCTATTTTTGAGAAGGATAATTTAAATCTGACACTGGGGGAGGTTTTGGCGAATTCTGGAAAAAAGCAAATTAGAATTGCAGAAACAGAAAAGTATCCACATGTTACTTTCTTTTTTTCAGGTGGTAGAGAAGCTGAATTTAAAGCAGAGAAAAGAATACTTGTTCCTTCTCCTAAAGTGGCAACCTACGATTTGGAACCTCAAATGAGTGCGTATCATATAACTGATGCAATTTGTAAAGAACTCAAAGAAAAGACTGCAGATTTCGTGTGTTTGAATTTCGCTAATGCTGATATGGTTGGGCATACCGGAGTTTATACCGCAGTAAAAAAGGCGGTTGAAACGGTTGATACTTGTGTGCAAAAAGTTGTTGAAACAGCAATTGCTTCTGATTATTCAATTATCATTATTGCAGATCATGGTAATGCAGATTACGAAATTAACGAAGATGGATCACCAAATACTGCGCACACCACCAATCCAGTTCCCTGTATTTTAATTGACAGAAATTTTAAACTAGTCAACAATGGCAAATTAGCCGATGTAGCACCCACTATTTTAAAATTAATGCAGCTCCCTAAGCCTGCTGAAATGACCGGCAATTCACTGGTTTAA
- a CDS encoding B12-binding domain-containing radical SAM protein encodes MIGNKVLLFNPRAANNKPRIPNSILAIAASIEGSYDYAIVDGNLESEPLKVLISHFKSGNYKYFGCTCMPGPQLKQAIPFTKQIKELFPTIKIIWGGYFPSNQYKSVLNSGWVDVVINGPGDKAFPLLLNAYETAGSIENIPNLIFKNGNSFVKTPKDELYDLDSLNSLPYSKLSSFYPLQKYLGKTYLGSKTIAYHSSFGCPFTCSFCAVVPIYNARWKGKSALGIFNDIKFLKTEYGGNAIEFHDNNFFVSEKRTVEFAKLIRNENMIWWGEGRIDTLNKYSDESLKIMRESGCKMIFFGAETGNDAVLKRMDKGGTQTGQQIKDFAFRLKQFDIIPEYSFVLGLPGESAQTVLAQIKQDISFIKEIKEINPQTEIIIYLYSPVPTEGSEMYQQVLNSGFRFPEELEDWLSPSWEKFDLRKNPLTPWLNSVMIDEIKNFETVLNGYFPTVSDIRLTPLKRRILRAISAIRYKTGFYHFPIEIKLLQKLWKYRQPEIQGF; translated from the coding sequence ATGATAGGAAACAAAGTACTCCTCTTTAATCCAAGAGCAGCAAACAATAAACCACGTATACCAAATTCAATTCTAGCAATAGCGGCAAGCATCGAGGGCAGCTATGATTATGCAATTGTTGATGGAAATTTAGAAAGCGAACCACTGAAGGTACTAATAAGTCACTTTAAAAGTGGTAACTATAAATACTTCGGCTGTACTTGTATGCCCGGACCTCAGTTAAAGCAGGCCATTCCATTTACAAAACAGATTAAAGAGTTATTCCCAACAATAAAGATTATTTGGGGTGGTTATTTTCCGAGCAATCAATATAAATCTGTTCTTAATTCGGGATGGGTAGATGTGGTGATCAATGGTCCGGGCGATAAGGCATTTCCACTTCTTCTTAATGCTTATGAAACAGCTGGTTCCATTGAGAATATACCCAATCTTATTTTTAAAAACGGAAATTCATTTGTTAAAACCCCCAAAGATGAGTTGTACGATTTAGATAGTTTGAATTCATTACCTTATTCAAAATTAAGTTCGTTTTATCCCCTGCAAAAGTATTTAGGGAAAACGTATTTAGGATCAAAAACTATTGCTTATCATTCAAGTTTTGGTTGCCCGTTTACTTGTTCATTTTGTGCGGTTGTACCAATTTACAATGCACGCTGGAAAGGGAAATCAGCGCTAGGGATATTTAATGATATTAAATTTTTAAAAACTGAGTATGGTGGAAATGCCATTGAGTTTCACGACAATAATTTTTTTGTGTCTGAAAAACGCACAGTTGAATTTGCAAAATTAATTCGTAATGAAAATATGATTTGGTGGGGCGAAGGGAGAATAGACACATTGAATAAATACTCCGATGAATCATTAAAGATTATGAGAGAATCGGGTTGTAAGATGATTTTTTTTGGTGCTGAAACAGGAAACGATGCTGTTTTAAAAAGAATGGATAAAGGTGGAACCCAAACAGGGCAACAGATTAAGGATTTTGCATTCCGTTTAAAACAATTTGATATTATTCCTGAGTATTCATTTGTGTTGGGTTTGCCTGGCGAATCAGCACAAACTGTATTGGCCCAAATAAAACAAGATATTTCTTTTATAAAGGAAATAAAAGAAATAAATCCCCAAACAGAAATTATCATTTACCTCTACAGTCCTGTTCCTACTGAAGGTTCAGAAATGTATCAACAAGTTTTGAATAGCGGCTTTCGATTTCCAGAAGAATTGGAAGATTGGCTAAGTCCTTCCTGGGAAAAGTTTGATTTACGTAAAAATCCACTAACTCCATGGTTAAATTCAGTAATGATAGATGAAATTAAAAATTTTGAAACTGTATTGAACGGATATTTCCCAACAGTTTCAGATATTCGACTTACTCCCCTAAAACGTAGAATATTGCGTGCAATTTCAGCAATTAGATACAAAACCGGATTTTATCATTTTCCAATTGAAATTAAATTGTTACAGAAATTATGGAAATATCGTCAGCCGGAGATTCAGGGATTTTAA
- a CDS encoding methyltransferase yields the protein MRRNVRKLLRLFLSFSYKPFLEQYLTKPRNYKHAGIKLTIPPGVFHPKFFFSTQFLIEFLTEKDLKGREILELGAGSGIISFILTKNNNRVTASDISNIAVKALYSNQQVNNVKFDIVHSDLFDSIPAKKFEVVIINPPYYKHTPKLDAEYAWYCGEKLEYFQKLFSQIHNFLATDAAIWMVLSEDCDINGIIKLAEENNFSMKLIAKKSYLLELNFIFSIKLN from the coding sequence TTGAGAAGAAATGTGCGGAAGCTTTTAAGGTTATTTCTTTCATTCAGCTACAAACCTTTTTTAGAGCAATATTTAACAAAACCAAGAAATTACAAGCATGCAGGAATTAAACTAACGATTCCTCCAGGTGTGTTCCATCCAAAATTCTTTTTTAGTACTCAGTTTTTAATTGAATTTTTAACGGAAAAAGATCTTAAAGGAAGAGAGATATTAGAATTAGGAGCAGGTAGTGGAATTATATCATTTATCCTTACAAAAAATAATAATCGTGTTACAGCAAGCGACATTAGCAATATTGCAGTGAAAGCCTTGTATAGCAATCAACAGGTAAATAATGTAAAATTTGACATTGTACATTCAGATTTATTTGATTCGATTCCAGCAAAGAAATTTGAAGTAGTAATAATTAATCCTCCCTATTATAAACATACTCCGAAGTTGGATGCAGAGTATGCTTGGTATTGCGGTGAAAAATTAGAATATTTTCAAAAATTATTTTCTCAGATACACAACTTTCTAGCGACAGATGCAGCTATTTGGATGGTGCTTTCAGAAGATTGCGATATAAATGGAATAATAAAACTTGCAGAGGAAAATAATTTTTCAATGAAACTGATTGCAAAAAAGAGCTACTTGCTTGAACTTAATTTTATATTCTCAATAAAATTAAATTAA
- a CDS encoding NADH-quinone oxidoreductase subunit N: MKSLLLLSGIGVLSLLAEIFNFKKRLFPIVILSLLAVIAAAIKDWDTNIHYYNEMMVFDNFAISFTVLISVVSILWFFMSRDYFTNETNITDHTSLVIFCLVGTLCMVSYNNMVMLFLGIEILSLSLYVLAGSKKNDLRSNEAAIKYFLMGSFATGFLLFGIALIYGTTGSFHLHKITQFIQSYVENLPLMFTAGVLMILVGLSFKIAAVPFHFWAPDVYQGSPLSITAFMSTVVKTAAFAAFFRLFATSFAQINSSWSDSLGIICAITLLVGNISAAYQTSVKRLLAFSSIAHAGYMLIALLSLSKIAASSILFYASAYSVASIASFTVLYSILRTKEDAIESFNGMNKRNPFLAFVMTLALLSLAGIPPLAGFFAKYYIFTAAVEAHYTWLVLIAIVASLIGIYYYFKLIIAMYFKQDKSTQAIEVSFTHQLILVITFILMLVLGIAPGWLIQLI; this comes from the coding sequence ATGAAATCACTGTTACTACTTTCCGGAATTGGTGTACTGTCGCTACTTGCAGAAATTTTTAATTTTAAAAAGCGTCTTTTTCCGATTGTAATACTTAGCTTACTTGCTGTTATTGCAGCTGCTATCAAAGATTGGGATACTAACATTCATTATTACAATGAAATGATGGTATTCGACAATTTCGCAATTAGTTTTACTGTTTTAATAAGTGTTGTTAGTATTCTGTGGTTCTTTATGTCTAGAGATTATTTTACTAACGAAACCAATATTACCGACCATACTTCTTTGGTGATTTTTTGCTTAGTAGGCACACTATGTATGGTGAGTTACAACAACATGGTAATGCTTTTTTTAGGTATTGAAATACTTTCATTATCACTTTATGTTTTGGCAGGTAGTAAGAAAAATGATTTAAGAAGTAATGAAGCGGCAATTAAATATTTTCTAATGGGTTCTTTTGCAACCGGTTTTTTACTATTTGGGATTGCATTAATTTACGGTACAACAGGTTCATTTCATCTACATAAAATTACACAGTTCATTCAATCATATGTTGAAAATTTACCTCTAATGTTTACAGCGGGAGTATTGATGATTCTAGTTGGATTATCCTTTAAAATAGCCGCCGTTCCTTTTCATTTTTGGGCACCGGACGTTTATCAAGGATCGCCACTTAGTATTACTGCATTTATGTCGACAGTTGTAAAAACTGCAGCATTTGCAGCATTTTTCCGCTTGTTCGCAACAAGCTTCGCACAAATAAATAGTAGTTGGAGTGATAGTCTAGGAATTATTTGTGCAATAACTTTATTAGTTGGAAATATTTCAGCAGCTTATCAAACAAGCGTGAAACGATTATTAGCATTTTCAAGCATTGCACATGCAGGATATATGCTGATTGCACTGCTTTCGTTAAGTAAAATTGCAGCTTCTAGTATTCTGTTTTATGCATCGGCATATTCAGTTGCAAGTATTGCTTCGTTCACAGTCTTGTATTCAATTTTAAGGACAAAAGAAGATGCTATAGAAAGTTTTAATGGTATGAATAAACGTAATCCATTTTTAGCATTTGTAATGACTTTAGCCCTTTTGTCGTTAGCAGGAATACCTCCCCTTGCAGGATTTTTTGCTAAATACTACATTTTTACAGCTGCCGTTGAAGCCCATTATACATGGCTGGTATTAATTGCAATAGTTGCTTCATTAATAGGTATTTACTATTATTTTAAGCTGATAATTGCTATGTACTTTAAACAAGATAAAAGTACTCAAGCCATTGAAGTTAGTTTTACGCATCAATTGATATTGGTTATAACATTTATTTTAATGCTGGTTCTGGGAATTGCACCTGGATGGTTAATTCAATTAATTTAA
- a CDS encoding NADH-quinone oxidoreductase subunit M gives MISALLLLVPLISSLVVLLIKGENAKKFALGFSLLQLVPTLLMLAQFKQDASTQFILDFWWIPSLGISFKVGIDGISAVLVLLTNLLIPFIILSSFHKKNYVNPSAFYSLILFMQMALIGVFTAMDGFLFYIFWELALLPIYFICLFWGGENRAKITFKFFLYTIAGSLLMLVALIFIYLHTPSRSFDIQELYAAGRALPIATQSILFWGLFIAFAIKMPVFPFHTWQPDTYTVAPTQGTMLLSGIMLKMGIYGLLRWLLPIVPAGVHEWGNVAITLSIIGVVYASCIAIVQKDLKRLIAYSSIAHVGLISAGIFSLTVQGLQGAMVQMVSHGINVFALFYIVDEIEERTSTRDLTQLGGVRSIAPQFATAFMIVMLGSVALPLTNGFIGEFLLMNGIFQYNMWMAAVAGISIILGAVYMLNAYQKSMLGEVNSTTSKFTDMNTEEMAILIPVVLMVLAFGFYPKPLLKLSEPAIVNLLTLLK, from the coding sequence ATGATTAGTGCATTATTACTTTTAGTTCCTTTAATTTCATCCTTGGTTGTGCTTTTAATTAAGGGCGAAAATGCGAAGAAATTTGCGCTTGGCTTTTCTCTTTTGCAGCTCGTGCCAACTTTGTTAATGCTTGCACAATTCAAGCAGGATGCAAGCACTCAATTTATTTTAGATTTTTGGTGGATTCCTTCCTTAGGTATTAGTTTCAAGGTTGGAATTGACGGGATTTCTGCTGTATTAGTTTTACTAACCAACTTATTGATTCCATTTATCATTCTCTCATCATTTCATAAAAAAAATTATGTTAATCCATCTGCCTTTTATTCTCTGATTTTATTTATGCAAATGGCTCTAATTGGCGTTTTTACTGCGATGGATGGTTTTTTGTTTTACATTTTTTGGGAACTCGCACTTTTGCCAATTTATTTTATTTGTCTTTTCTGGGGAGGCGAAAATAGAGCAAAAATTACTTTTAAATTTTTCCTCTATACAATTGCCGGTAGCTTGTTAATGCTGGTTGCATTGATCTTTATATATCTTCATACTCCAAGTCGCAGTTTCGATATACAGGAATTATATGCAGCAGGAAGAGCCCTTCCTATTGCTACACAAAGTATTTTATTCTGGGGTCTGTTTATCGCTTTTGCGATAAAAATGCCTGTTTTTCCATTTCATACCTGGCAGCCTGATACTTATACAGTAGCCCCAACTCAAGGAACAATGCTTCTTTCGGGAATTATGCTTAAAATGGGGATTTATGGACTTCTTCGCTGGTTACTTCCGATAGTGCCTGCAGGTGTTCATGAATGGGGAAATGTTGCAATTACACTTTCAATTATTGGTGTAGTGTATGCTTCCTGCATTGCGATTGTTCAAAAAGATTTGAAGCGATTAATTGCCTATTCTTCAATTGCACACGTTGGACTAATTTCAGCTGGTATTTTTAGTTTAACAGTGCAAGGTCTGCAGGGCGCTATGGTGCAAATGGTAAGTCATGGAATTAATGTTTTTGCATTATTTTATATAGTAGATGAAATTGAAGAAAGAACCTCAACAAGAGATTTAACACAACTTGGAGGTGTGCGATCAATTGCTCCACAATTTGCCACTGCTTTCATGATTGTGATGCTTGGAAGTGTTGCTCTTCCTTTAACGAATGGATTTATTGGAGAGTTTCTATTAATGAATGGAATTTTCCAATACAATATGTGGATGGCAGCAGTTGCCGGAATTTCAATTATTCTAGGCGCAGTGTATATGTTAAACGCTTATCAAAAATCGATGCTCGGAGAAGTAAATTCAACTACTTCAAAATTTACTGATATGAATACTGAAGAAATGGCGATACTTATACCTGTAGTGCTCATGGTACTTGCGTTTGGCTTTTACCCTAAACCCTTGTTAAAACTATCAGAACCGGCTATCGTTAATTTATTGACCCTACTAAAATAA